A genome region from Gemmatimonadota bacterium includes the following:
- a CDS encoding acyl-CoA dehydrogenase family protein translates to MALDADTFSLLLDTIRRFVRDRLIPAEAAIDATDRVPDDLVREMREMGLYGLTIPAEFGGIGLNVEQSVRAFLELCYAAPVFRSLVGINNGLGSWSIVAMGTPAQRERYLARLATGELIAAFCLTEPDSGSDAGALTTSARRDGDHYILNGTKRYITNAPDAGVFLVFARTDPATRDASGVSAFLVERESPGLHVGAPERKMGQRGAHLSDVIFDECRVPASALLGPEHRGFSIAMRALDRGRLHIAAMCVALAERLLDESLRYAMERTQFGKSIAEHQLVQAMLADSRAESYAARCMVLDAARRADAGERVSTEASCAKMFASEMVGRVADRAVQIHGGAGYIAPCVAERLYRDVRIFRLYEGTTQIQQLIIARALMRERSPST, encoded by the coding sequence GTGGCGCTCGACGCGGACACCTTCTCCCTTCTTCTCGATACCATCCGGCGCTTCGTGCGGGATCGGCTCATTCCCGCCGAGGCCGCGATCGACGCGACCGACCGCGTGCCCGACGACCTCGTGCGGGAGATGCGGGAGATGGGGCTCTACGGGCTCACCATCCCCGCGGAGTTCGGGGGGATCGGGCTCAACGTCGAGCAGTCGGTGCGCGCCTTTCTCGAACTGTGCTACGCGGCCCCCGTCTTTCGGTCGTTGGTGGGGATCAACAACGGACTCGGCTCGTGGAGCATCGTGGCGATGGGGACGCCGGCGCAGCGCGAGCGGTATCTCGCGCGCCTGGCCACCGGCGAGCTGATCGCCGCCTTCTGCCTCACCGAGCCGGATTCGGGGTCCGATGCGGGCGCCCTCACCACGAGCGCGCGCCGCGACGGCGACCACTACATCCTCAACGGGACCAAGCGCTACATCACCAACGCGCCTGACGCCGGGGTCTTTCTGGTCTTCGCGCGTACAGACCCCGCCACGCGCGACGCGAGCGGCGTCTCGGCCTTCCTGGTGGAGCGCGAGTCCCCCGGGCTCCATGTCGGGGCGCCGGAGCGCAAGATGGGGCAGCGCGGCGCGCACCTGAGCGACGTCATCTTCGATGAATGCCGCGTCCCGGCGTCGGCACTGCTGGGCCCCGAGCATCGTGGCTTCTCGATTGCCATGCGCGCCCTCGATCGCGGGCGGCTGCACATTGCGGCGATGTGCGTGGCGCTGGCCGAGCGACTGCTCGACGAGTCGTTGCGCTACGCGATGGAGCGCACACAGTTCGGGAAGTCCATCGCCGAGCACCAGCTGGTGCAGGCCATGCTGGCCGACAGCCGTGCCGAGTCGTACGCGGCGCGCTGCATGGTGCTGGATGCGGCGCGCCGGGCCGACGCCGGCGAGCGCGTCTCGACCGAAGCGTCGTGCGCCAAGATGTTCGCCTCGGAGATGGTGGGGCGCGTCGCCGATCGCGCCGTACAGATCCACGGCGGGGCCGGCTACATCGCCCCGTGCGTGGCCGAGCGGCTGTATCGGGACGTGCGAATCTTCCGGTTGTATGAGGGTACGACGCAGATTCAGCAACTCATTATCGCGCGCGCCCTCATGCGCGAGCGTTCCCCGTCGACCTAA
- a CDS encoding membrane dipeptidase, which translates to MRDDQPSGCTRRDAIGRTAALVGLPALLPWSHVSSVAAGTPAASAAPVAAPAAGAAWPRYEQAMVIDCLASPGPFNTTQPATPLSDAMVRNAAASGITGINLTVNGDDFPSTMRRIGTWERELNVHGDVLMRVRSVRDLAEAKRTKRLGIIYGFQGVQPIGSDLSTIATFAAFGVKIVQLTYNTRSLVGDGSLEPGNAGLSSFGREVVAELEKQKVLVDLSHCGQRTTADGIAVAKGPVSITHSGCAALADVPRNKRDVELKAMADKGGVIGIYLMPFLTPGRQPTLDDVVKHIEHAVNVCGEDHVGIGSDLSITPHDVTEEYKRDHRDFVARRQKAGIAAPGEDPNVYFFVPDLNTPRRLERIAEALASRRHPDARIEKIIGGNFVRLMRDVWGD; encoded by the coding sequence ATGCGCGACGATCAGCCCAGCGGGTGCACCCGCCGTGACGCCATCGGCCGCACGGCCGCCCTCGTGGGACTGCCGGCACTGCTGCCGTGGTCGCACGTCTCGTCCGTCGCTGCTGGCACTCCCGCCGCCTCCGCGGCACCCGTTGCTGCTCCCGCTGCTGGCGCGGCGTGGCCTCGGTATGAGCAGGCGATGGTGATCGACTGCCTCGCGTCGCCTGGACCCTTCAACACCACGCAGCCAGCGACTCCGCTCTCCGACGCCATGGTGCGCAACGCGGCGGCGTCGGGGATCACCGGGATCAACCTCACCGTCAACGGCGACGACTTTCCGTCGACGATGCGCCGCATCGGGACGTGGGAGCGCGAGCTCAACGTGCACGGCGACGTGTTGATGCGCGTGCGCTCGGTCCGCGACCTGGCGGAGGCCAAGCGCACCAAGCGCCTGGGGATCATCTACGGCTTCCAGGGGGTGCAGCCCATCGGGAGCGACCTGTCGACCATCGCGACGTTCGCCGCGTTCGGGGTCAAGATCGTGCAGCTGACGTACAACACGCGCAGCCTTGTGGGCGACGGGAGCCTCGAGCCGGGCAACGCGGGGCTGAGCTCGTTCGGGCGCGAGGTCGTGGCCGAGCTGGAGAAGCAGAAGGTGCTCGTGGACCTCTCGCATTGCGGGCAGCGCACCACCGCCGATGGCATTGCCGTGGCCAAGGGGCCGGTCTCGATCACGCACTCCGGGTGTGCCGCGCTGGCCGACGTGCCGCGCAACAAGCGCGACGTGGAGCTCAAGGCGATGGCCGACAAGGGCGGGGTGATCGGGATCTATCTCATGCCGTTCCTGACCCCTGGGCGTCAGCCCACGCTCGACGACGTGGTGAAGCACATCGAGCATGCGGTCAATGTGTGCGGCGAGGACCACGTGGGGATCGGCAGCGACCTGTCCATCACCCCGCACGACGTGACGGAGGAATACAAGCGCGACCATCGGGACTTCGTTGCGCGTCGCCAGAAGGCCGGCATCGCCGCGCCGGGCGAGGATCCCAACGTCTACTTCTTCGTCCCCGACCTCAACACGCCGCGCCGCCTCGAGCGGATCGCCGAGGCGCTTGCGTCGCGCCGCCACCCCGACGCGCGCATCGAGAAGATCATCGGCGGCAATTTCGTGCGCCTCATGCGCGACGTGTGGGGCGACTAG
- a CDS encoding serine hydrolase has protein sequence MHPLLVAGWRAARRVLLVAVPIVGSVVAPLVFVTRLPAQAPGWHRGIDAELDSIRKAWNIPGMAVAVVAKGKVIHLAGYGLRDVDAQLPVTPETKFAIASISKSFTVSTLAVLAKQGKLQWDGLVRDYVPEFKAYDPVVTERATVRDLVTMRTGIARHDLMWGIGTLSREELVHRLRYLQPNRDFRTAWQYQNLMYTTAGYLAGRVAGTSWEALVQREILEPLRMTSSGASEAALVAAPNMARRYAVHDDGVVRLVPPMRGTDPIAPTGGLHASLDDMTRYLTMHMQGGRFEGREILAPGDARAMQTPQMTMTRPMSLEAGEFRELSDEAYGMGFLVTHYRGHKLVHHPGNWDGYSLELSFLPDDSVGVVVLTNMYSTSARDFIPWLVYDRLLGLSPSNWNARFLDRARRARAAQGAARAREDAGRIANAPPSHSLEAYVGTYAHPAYGDAVVTRVGDELRLRLGVFEFPLPHFHYDVFKFAPPAGDPVHNRFRFRVTFQTDLDGTVGAVAIPMEPSVPPLLFTRRRP, from the coding sequence ATGCATCCCCTTCTCGTGGCCGGGTGGCGCGCGGCGAGACGCGTGCTGCTCGTCGCTGTGCCGATCGTCGGGTCCGTCGTCGCACCGCTCGTGTTCGTCACGCGGTTGCCGGCGCAGGCTCCGGGATGGCATCGCGGCATCGACGCCGAGCTCGACTCGATCCGCAAGGCGTGGAACATTCCCGGCATGGCGGTCGCGGTCGTGGCCAAGGGGAAGGTCATCCATCTCGCGGGATACGGCCTGCGCGACGTCGACGCGCAACTTCCGGTGACGCCCGAGACGAAGTTCGCCATCGCCTCGATCAGCAAGTCGTTCACCGTCTCGACGCTGGCGGTGCTGGCCAAACAGGGAAAGCTGCAGTGGGACGGCCTGGTGCGCGACTACGTCCCCGAGTTCAAGGCGTACGACCCGGTCGTGACCGAACGGGCCACGGTGCGCGACCTGGTCACGATGCGCACCGGGATCGCGCGGCACGACCTCATGTGGGGGATCGGCACCTTGTCGCGCGAGGAGCTGGTGCATCGCCTGCGCTACCTGCAGCCCAATCGCGACTTCCGCACGGCGTGGCAGTACCAGAACCTGATGTACACCACCGCGGGCTACCTCGCCGGGCGCGTGGCCGGCACCTCGTGGGAGGCGCTGGTGCAGCGCGAGATCCTCGAGCCGCTGCGCATGACGTCATCGGGGGCGTCGGAGGCGGCGCTCGTTGCCGCGCCCAACATGGCCCGTCGTTATGCAGTGCATGACGACGGCGTCGTGCGACTCGTGCCGCCGATGCGCGGCACCGACCCCATCGCACCCACGGGCGGACTGCATGCGTCGCTCGACGACATGACGCGATACCTCACGATGCACATGCAGGGGGGACGCTTCGAGGGGCGTGAGATCCTGGCGCCGGGCGATGCGCGGGCCATGCAGACGCCGCAGATGACGATGACGCGTCCGATGTCGCTCGAGGCGGGGGAGTTTCGCGAACTCAGCGACGAGGCGTACGGCATGGGCTTCCTGGTCACGCACTATCGCGGGCACAAGCTCGTGCATCATCCCGGCAACTGGGACGGTTACTCGCTCGAACTGAGCTTCCTCCCCGACGATTCGGTGGGCGTGGTGGTGCTCACGAACATGTACAGCACCTCGGCGCGCGACTTCATCCCGTGGCTCGTATACGACCGCTTGCTGGGGTTGTCGCCGTCCAACTGGAACGCGCGCTTCCTCGACCGGGCGCGACGTGCACGGGCGGCGCAGGGGGCGGCCCGCGCGCGCGAGGACGCGGGACGCATCGCCAACGCGCCTCCCTCCCACTCGCTGGAGGCGTACGTCGGCACCTATGCGCATCCCGCCTACGGCGACGCCGTGGTGACCCGCGTGGGCGACGAGTTGCGACTGCGCCTTGGCGTGTTCGAGTTTCCCCTCCCACATTTCCACTACGACGTCTTCAAGTTCGCGCCGCCCGCGGGTGACCCGGTGCACAACCGCTTCCGCTTTCGCGTGACCTTCCAGACCGACCTCGATGGAACGGTGGGTGCTGTCGCCATCCCGATGGAGCCCAGCGTTCCCCCTCTTCTCTTCACTCGACGACGTCCCTGA
- a CDS encoding transketolase codes for MAPKVSATAAAPVAAREPETDLALQLALDRKVHWLSAWTIHHANHIRESRDGLKVGGHQASSASMATILSALYFGVLRPQDRVAVKPHASPAFHAIQYLYGRQSLDQLQRFRALGGAQSYPSRTKDHDDVDFSTGSVGLGVAVTAFASLVQDYLIAHQRLDAGHVGRMVALMGDAELDEGNIYEAVLEGAKHDLRNCWWIVDYNRQSLDATTTDHMGERFSRIFDACGWEVRTLKYGRLQEAAFAEPGGGALRAWIDAAPNDLYAALSYQGGTAWRARLAADLAHDADAVRLLATRDDDALAALMTNLAGHDLGLLLDTFRGTTSEAPQLFVIYTVKGFGLPFQGHKDNHSGQMTNAQMEAFQQRMGVAPGEEWARFAGLPHEAAAYEAFLARTPFAAPRPTRAAAVLPVPDRAHFPVPTGKQSTQVAFGKILNDLSRAGGALADAIVTTSPDVTVSTNLGGFVNQRGVFARRPQADTFRDASIASPLKWAKGPSGQHLELGIAEHNLFTMLAAAGLSAELFGERLIPVGTLYDPFINRGLDVLNYACYQGARFLLVATPSGLSLAPEGGAHQSIHTPLIGMAQPGLTYFEPAFADELAEVMRWAFDHLQRPDGGAVYVRLSTRPLDQPERQLDDRQVQDLLAGAYWQVPPGPEADVAIVYTGVVAPEALDAFQQILEDVPDAGLLAVPSPDRLHHEWTAALAARARGTRTFSHVECLLGMLPRQAGLATVIDGPPATLSWLGGVRGHRVAPLGVERFGQSGDLPDLYREYRLDADAILDAVAAVVVPLPDVP; via the coding sequence ATGGCCCCGAAGGTGAGCGCCACAGCCGCCGCGCCGGTCGCGGCGCGCGAACCCGAGACCGATCTCGCGCTGCAGCTGGCGCTCGACCGCAAGGTGCACTGGCTCTCGGCGTGGACCATCCACCACGCCAACCACATCCGGGAATCGCGCGACGGGCTCAAGGTGGGCGGGCACCAGGCGTCGTCGGCCTCGATGGCCACCATCCTGTCGGCGCTGTACTTCGGCGTGTTGCGCCCGCAGGACCGCGTGGCGGTGAAGCCGCATGCGTCGCCGGCGTTTCATGCGATCCAGTACCTCTACGGCCGGCAATCGCTGGATCAGCTGCAACGTTTCCGCGCCCTGGGCGGGGCGCAGAGCTATCCGTCGCGCACCAAGGACCACGACGACGTCGACTTCTCCACCGGCTCGGTAGGGCTCGGCGTTGCCGTGACGGCGTTCGCCTCGCTGGTGCAGGACTACCTCATCGCCCACCAGCGTCTCGACGCGGGCCATGTGGGGCGCATGGTGGCACTCATGGGCGACGCCGAGCTCGATGAAGGAAACATCTACGAAGCCGTGCTGGAGGGGGCCAAGCACGACCTGCGCAACTGCTGGTGGATCGTCGACTACAACCGGCAGAGCCTCGACGCGACCACCACCGACCACATGGGGGAGCGCTTCTCGCGGATCTTCGACGCCTGCGGGTGGGAGGTGCGCACGCTCAAGTACGGGCGCCTGCAAGAAGCGGCCTTCGCCGAGCCCGGAGGCGGTGCGCTGCGCGCCTGGATCGACGCCGCGCCTAACGATCTGTATGCGGCGCTCAGCTACCAGGGCGGGACCGCCTGGCGCGCGCGCCTGGCCGCGGACCTGGCGCACGACGCCGACGCCGTGCGGCTCCTTGCCACGCGCGACGACGACGCGCTCGCGGCACTGATGACGAACCTGGCCGGGCACGACCTGGGGCTCCTGCTCGACACCTTCCGCGGCACCACGAGCGAGGCGCCGCAGCTGTTCGTCATCTACACGGTGAAGGGATTCGGCCTCCCCTTCCAGGGGCACAAGGACAACCACTCCGGCCAGATGACGAACGCGCAGATGGAGGCGTTCCAGCAGCGCATGGGTGTTGCGCCTGGCGAGGAGTGGGCGCGCTTCGCCGGGCTCCCGCATGAAGCGGCGGCCTACGAGGCGTTCCTGGCCCGCACCCCGTTCGCCGCGCCACGCCCGACGCGCGCAGCCGCCGTGCTCCCCGTCCCCGATCGCGCGCACTTCCCGGTCCCCACGGGCAAGCAGTCGACGCAGGTGGCCTTTGGGAAGATCCTCAACGACCTCTCGCGCGCCGGCGGTGCGCTGGCCGACGCCATCGTCACCACGTCGCCCGACGTGACGGTGTCGACCAACCTGGGGGGCTTCGTGAACCAGCGCGGCGTCTTTGCCCGCCGGCCGCAAGCCGACACCTTCCGCGACGCCAGCATCGCCTCGCCGCTCAAGTGGGCCAAGGGGCCCAGCGGGCAGCACCTCGAACTGGGGATCGCCGAACACAACCTGTTCACCATGCTTGCAGCCGCCGGACTCTCGGCCGAGCTGTTCGGCGAGCGGTTGATTCCCGTGGGGACACTCTACGACCCGTTCATCAATCGCGGGCTCGACGTCCTCAACTACGCCTGCTACCAGGGGGCGCGCTTCCTCCTCGTGGCTACGCCCTCGGGGCTCTCGCTCGCTCCCGAAGGTGGGGCGCACCAGTCGATCCACACCCCGCTCATCGGGATGGCGCAGCCGGGGCTCACGTATTTCGAGCCGGCCTTCGCCGATGAACTGGCCGAGGTGATGCGCTGGGCCTTTGACCACCTGCAGCGGCCCGATGGCGGCGCGGTGTACGTGCGCCTGTCCACGCGCCCGCTCGACCAACCCGAGCGCCAGCTCGACGACCGGCAGGTGCAGGACCTGCTCGCGGGCGCGTACTGGCAGGTGCCGCCCGGCCCGGAGGCCGACGTGGCGATCGTGTACACCGGCGTCGTCGCCCCCGAGGCGCTCGACGCCTTCCAGCAGATCCTCGAGGACGTCCCCGACGCCGGGCTCCTGGCGGTGCCGAGCCCCGACCGGCTGCACCACGAGTGGACGGCGGCGCTGGCCGCGCGCGCGCGCGGCACCCGCACCTTTTCCCATGTCGAGTGCTTGTTAGGCATGCTCCCGCGGCAGGCGGGGCTGGCCACCGTCATCGATGGCCCGCCGGCGACGTTGTCGTGGCTGGGCGGGGTCCGTGGACATCGCGTGGCGCCGTTAGGCGTGGAGCGGTTCGGCCAGTCGGGGGACCTGCCCGACCTGTATCGCGAGTACCGGCTGGACGCCGACGCGATCCTCGATGCGGTCGCCGCGGTGGTCGTGCCACTCCCGGATGTACCGTAG